Proteins co-encoded in one Leucobacter exalbidus genomic window:
- a CDS encoding phage holin family protein → MRTIIRVLVGAFALWLTILFMGGEGDQRVWIVPIPSDHFPQVLTLLLVALVFGLVNSTLGRIVRFVSIPLYIITLGLFGLIINGAMLALVAWISDQVGFGLRIETFWWGVVAALVMSILSGIMNALLGTNKKKRRGA, encoded by the coding sequence ATGCGTACCATTATTCGAGTGCTCGTAGGCGCGTTCGCGCTGTGGCTGACCATCCTCTTCATGGGCGGCGAGGGTGATCAGCGCGTCTGGATCGTGCCGATCCCGTCTGACCACTTTCCACAGGTGCTCACGCTGCTGTTGGTGGCGCTCGTCTTTGGTCTCGTCAACAGCACGCTCGGCCGCATCGTGCGGTTCGTCTCGATTCCGCTGTACATCATCACGCTGGGGCTGTTCGGCCTGATTATCAACGGCGCGATGCTCGCGCTCGTCGCCTGGATCTCAGACCAGGTCGGTTTTGGCCTGCGCATCGAGACCTTCTGGTGGGGAGTCGTGGCGGCACTCGTGATGTCGATTCTGTCGGGCATCATGAACGCACTGCTCGGCACCAACAAGAAGAAGCGCCGCGGCGCATAA
- the purB gene encoding adenylosuccinate lyase, whose protein sequence is MTPLPPQPISPLDGRYRAAVTELGNTLSEAGLNKARVHVEVEWLAYLTEHSLLGGAPMPAEQLASLREWAANFGQSEIDELAETEKTTQHDVKAVEYLVRARLAKQGLGHLAELTHVCCTSEDINNLSYALTVKQAVADVWRPRFERVIAEIARQAEEYRELPMMSRTHGQPATPTTLGKELAVFVYRLERQLNQIDDNEYLGKFSGATGTFAAHLAADPDTDWAQVSQEFVEGLGLDWNPLTTQIESHDWQAELYGRIAHANRILHNLATDIWSYISIGYFRQIPVAGATGSSTMPHKVNPIRFENAEANLELSNAILDSLSETLVTSRWQRDLTDSSAQRNIGVGFGHSVLALDNILKGLGQISAAPEVLAADLDSNWEVLGEAIQTVIRAEVAAGRSTISDPYAALKELTRGRRIGQAELVEFVSALEIGAEAKQRLLELTPATYIGDAVRLVDFLQR, encoded by the coding sequence ATGACGCCTTTGCCCCCTCAGCCCATCAGCCCCCTCGACGGCCGGTATCGCGCCGCGGTCACCGAGCTTGGCAACACGCTTTCAGAAGCGGGCCTGAACAAGGCACGCGTGCACGTCGAGGTGGAGTGGCTGGCCTACCTCACCGAGCACTCGCTGCTGGGTGGGGCTCCGATGCCCGCCGAGCAGCTCGCGAGCCTGCGCGAGTGGGCCGCAAACTTCGGCCAGTCAGAAATTGACGAGCTAGCCGAGACCGAGAAGACCACGCAGCACGACGTCAAGGCCGTGGAGTACCTCGTGCGCGCACGCCTCGCGAAGCAGGGCCTGGGTCACCTCGCCGAGCTCACCCACGTGTGCTGCACCAGCGAAGATATCAACAACCTGTCATACGCGCTCACCGTGAAGCAGGCCGTCGCCGATGTGTGGCGCCCCCGCTTCGAGCGCGTCATCGCAGAGATCGCGCGCCAGGCCGAAGAGTACCGCGAGCTGCCCATGATGAGCCGCACGCACGGTCAGCCGGCGACGCCGACCACCCTGGGCAAGGAGCTCGCGGTGTTCGTCTACCGTCTCGAGCGCCAGCTCAACCAGATCGACGACAACGAGTACCTCGGTAAGTTTTCGGGCGCGACCGGCACGTTTGCCGCGCACCTCGCCGCAGACCCCGACACCGATTGGGCGCAGGTCTCGCAGGAGTTCGTTGAGGGCCTCGGCCTTGACTGGAACCCGCTGACCACGCAAATCGAGTCGCACGACTGGCAGGCCGAGCTCTACGGTCGCATCGCGCACGCCAACCGCATTCTGCACAACCTGGCCACCGATATCTGGAGCTACATCTCCATCGGCTACTTCCGCCAGATTCCCGTTGCGGGCGCCACCGGTTCTTCGACCATGCCCCACAAGGTGAACCCGATTCGCTTCGAGAACGCCGAGGCCAACCTCGAGCTCTCGAACGCGATTCTTGATTCGCTGTCTGAAACGCTCGTCACGAGCCGCTGGCAGCGCGACCTCACCGACTCGTCGGCACAGCGCAACATCGGTGTCGGCTTCGGTCACTCGGTGCTCGCCCTCGACAACATCCTCAAGGGCCTCGGCCAGATCTCGGCAGCGCCCGAGGTGCTCGCCGCTGATCTCGACTCAAACTGGGAGGTGCTCGGCGAGGCGATCCAGACGGTGATTCGCGCTGAGGTGGCCGCCGGCCGGTCAACGATCTCTGACCCGTACGCGGCACTCAAGGAGCTCACGCGCGGTCGCCGCATCGGCCAAGCCGAGCTCGTCGAGTTCGTCTCGGCGCTCGAAATTGGTGCCGAAGCGAAGCAGCGCCTGCTCGAACTGACGCCCGCCACCTACATCGGTGACGCTGTGCGTCTGGTTGATTTCCTGCAGCGCTAA
- a CDS encoding LssY C-terminal domain-containing protein, giving the protein MESFPSQKRRRFSVTTFLDEFFFIVAGVAAVWLGWLLLSDSLRFGWFGILYFFVFWVVLAYLTLPRLHRILTNIYVPDYFIGRTRTSDGLLGDPVNLALRGTEADLHATLARAGWTRADDVTLRSSLRIVTSTVSRSSYPEAPVSPLFLFGRMQSFAYQQEVAGNPAKRHHVRFWRTPDGWLLPGGALVDWLAAGTFDRAVGFSLFTLQITHRIDANIDVERDFVVQSLTAAGPHVSVEHLRDFSTGYHSRNGGGDSVHTDGDLPIIEVAAAATEAIEGATHHG; this is encoded by the coding sequence ATGGAGAGCTTCCCAAGCCAGAAGCGACGACGCTTCTCGGTCACCACCTTTCTCGACGAATTTTTCTTCATCGTCGCGGGGGTCGCGGCGGTGTGGCTCGGTTGGCTGCTGCTGAGCGACAGCCTCAGATTTGGCTGGTTCGGCATCCTCTATTTCTTCGTGTTCTGGGTGGTGCTCGCCTACCTCACCCTGCCGCGCCTGCACCGCATCCTCACGAACATCTACGTGCCCGACTACTTCATCGGCCGCACCCGCACGAGTGACGGGCTGCTCGGCGACCCCGTCAACCTCGCGCTGCGCGGCACTGAAGCCGATCTGCATGCGACCCTCGCGCGTGCCGGCTGGACCCGCGCCGACGACGTCACGCTGCGTTCGAGCCTGCGCATCGTCACCTCGACGGTGTCGCGCTCGAGCTACCCCGAAGCCCCGGTCAGCCCTCTGTTTCTCTTCGGCCGCATGCAGTCCTTTGCGTACCAGCAAGAGGTGGCTGGCAACCCGGCCAAGCGTCACCATGTGCGGTTCTGGCGCACTCCCGATGGCTGGCTACTGCCCGGCGGCGCCCTGGTCGACTGGCTGGCCGCGGGTACCTTTGACCGGGCCGTCGGCTTCTCGCTGTTTACGCTGCAAATCACGCACCGGATCGACGCCAACATTGACGTCGAACGCGATTTTGTGGTGCAGAGCCTTACCGCCGCAGGCCCCCACGTCAGCGTCGAGCACCTGCGCGATTTCTCCACGGGCTATCACTCGCGCAACGGTGGCGGCGATAGTGTGCACACGGATGGAGATCTGCCCATCATTGAAGTCGCTGCGGCAGCAACCGAAGCGATCGAAGGGGCGACGCACCATGGCTGA
- a CDS encoding ABC transporter ATP-binding protein has protein sequence MPRTPEPAATPEPVTPSRKDRLRPLELVGFSTVLAVFAGVVVLLTTRDIVLGGIFAAVAFIVTVMMVALIGLGGKPSAEDEAARKDLQRPDDVWH, from the coding sequence ATGCCTCGCACACCTGAGCCCGCCGCAACTCCCGAGCCCGTGACCCCGTCACGCAAGGACCGGCTGCGACCGCTTGAGCTGGTCGGCTTCTCGACAGTCCTCGCCGTTTTTGCCGGCGTAGTTGTTCTCCTCACCACGCGCGATATCGTGCTCGGCGGAATCTTCGCGGCGGTCGCCTTCATCGTGACCGTCATGATGGTCGCCCTCATCGGCCTGGGCGGTAAGCCCAGCGCAGAAGACGAAGCGGCCCGCAAAGATCTGCAGCGCCCCGACGACGTTTGGCACTAA